Genomic DNA from Methanofollis sp. W23:
ACCGGGTCACACACGCCCCTTAGAGCCCCTGAATTACCTGGGGTAATGTAGTTCGTTGTGGTCGCCCGGTACGCCTGTGGAAAGTGGAAATAGGAGAGAGGATTACGGGGGGATTATGGGGGGTCTGGCCCGCCCAGCGAGTACGATTCGGCTACGAATACGGCCAAATTGGCCCCTGTTTCACAGATGGGGCCCACAATTCGGGGTCAATCTGGGCTTTGTTCCCGATCAGGCCATTGAGCTGTTATTACATCCAACGCAGCGAGGAAAACGGGCCACACAAGGCCCTCCAGACCCTTGAATTACTGCAAGTAATGGGAAACCCCCGTGGCCGCCCGGTACGGCTGCAAGAGGGGCAGGAAAGGAAAGAGGATTGCGGGCGGATTCTGGGGGGTCAGATCCTGATGGGCTCCTGGTCTGTGGACCCCCCTGAATTGGTCGTACTTCCTGAATACCGGCCGCCCCCTGGTCCCCCACGCGAAGATAGGCGGGGGATGGCAGATCCTTCTTCATGATCCTTCCTGACCAATCTTCTTCCCTGGGGTGCGGGCGGCACGCGCCCCCGGCGTAAAGGTGCGGGAAGGCGTGATGATCCGACGGCCCGCCCCAATCGTCGAATCTTTCCCAGTAATCTCTCGCCGGGGGGTGCACCCCCCGACCCCTCCTCAGCGAGGCGGGGTGTTTCCCCTGCTATCCGCTTGTGAGGGCTACGACACCCCACCATCTGTCTCCATCTTCGGCGAGGGGTGGGGATAGGAATGTTCTGGGGTGGCCTCGGGGTTATAAAACCATTTTTTGCTGCATTGTTCAGATAGGATCATACCAGTATTCTGGAGGATGAAGTCGATGAGAACACAATGGCGCTCATGGTTGATGGCGTCTCTCTGCCTCTGCGTGCTTGTGACCGCAGGATGCACAGGGACGGTCGACAACGAAACTGCAACGACACCGACAGCGACCCCCTTGCCGTCCGCCCCGGCGGTCTCCATCAATGAGACACCAGTCCAGTATGCAGAGGTGAACGGGGTCAGTCTGGCATACCGTGAGTTCGGCGAGGGCGACCCCCTGCTGCTGATCACCGGGTTTGGCGAGGTGATGGAGGACTGGAACGAGACCTTCGTCGGGATGCTTGCAGAAGAGTACCATGTCTATATGTACGACCACCGGGCGATGGGACACAGCGGCGAGGGCGACGCTCCCTATACGCTCCCGCAACTCTCCGACGACGCGGCAGGGCTCGTGGATGCGCTTGGGCACGAGAGCATGCACATCTACGGCGTCTCGATGGGGTCGTCGGTCTCGCAGCAGTTGGTCGTCGACCACCCGGAGACGGTCAGAAAACTCGTCCTCTCCTCCCCCAGTTACATCGTTGGACCGAACGAGACGGCGACGCTGTATACCCTGGTAATAGAGAGCGCCGGCGATCCTTCCCTGCCCGAAGGAGTACGAAAAGAGGCGGGGGCGATTCTTGCCTGGGAGGGTACCTATGATGGTCTCTCCGGTATCACCAATGACGTGATGCTCCTTGTCGGAACCGACGACGTCATCACTCCCGATTCGATCGCCGTACAGATGGCCGGAGAGATCGAGGGATCGTGGCTGGTGCGGTTCAAGGGCATCCCGCATGTGGGATCGGCCTATGCGCCTGAGGAGTACGGGCGGGTGGTCCTGACCTTCCTGGAGGTGGATGAGTCGCCTGAGTGAGGGGTTTCTTTTTTTGTTGAAGGGTTTTTATTCTGTTCTGGTTTTGATCGTTGGCAGGGGGTGCGTACGTAGCCAGGAACCATTTGGATCAGAGAGTTCGGTGATTTGAGGATGAGAGGGTGGGCCGAGTTCGTCCTGGGACGGACCATCGTGATGATCGTGATTATGAGGTACAGGATCTTCTTCATTGAGGAGATGAAGGGCGCGAAGGTGGGGAGATTTTTGTATGTACGGATTGCAGGTTTTCTCTGATTAGTATCACATTCGGATGATCGGGCCCGTAAACTTTCTCTTCTATTTCGAGTGCTCGCTCGAATGCCTTCTTCGCTCCTTCAAGGTTGCCGAGGGCACGTAGGGCACTCCCAAGGTTGTTGATATCGGTGGCGACTGCTGGATGTGCTGGCCCGTAGCATGAAACAGTCCATGGAAGACATAATCGTGAAGGTGCTGGAGTCTGAAAATTTATCTGGCTTTGTAGAATTCCTCCTCTGGAGCGTGAATCAGTGGCTGATCAAAAATCACCCCCCTTCTGAGCAGGACACGCTATGAGACCACCTCCTCATCGCCGCCCCCACCTCTCCTCTCTCCGGCGGGGTCCGGGGGTGCAACCCCCAGTGCGAGACGATGGAAAAAGATCTCGATGCGGGCGGCACGTTCTGATCATCAGGCCTTTCCAGATATCGGTGCCGGGGGCGCTGCCCCCGGACCCCCGGGATGAAGATAGGAGCGGGAAGGCAGAGGGCTGATCGTTCAGAGGTTTTACCTGTCCTCTGCTTATCAGTCATGTGGGGAGTACGGATCCAGACATCATGGAGACGACAGAGAAGATCCCTCACCCCATCCCCTTCTCCCACCAGATCATCGCCATCCTCCTCCTCCGCCTGAGAATGTATCCCCCTCTCTCTAAGGGGACAAGCACCCGCGCGAAATGCGCCCGCACCGTCGCCTCGAGTCCCTCAGGCACCTCATGGAGACGACACCACGAGGCCGCCGCCTCATCGGCCGAGTCGTACCTGGCGGCATGCTCGGTCCTGTAGATGGTGACATTGGCATAGATCCCCATCTCGTGGAGGACATGCACCACCCAGAGATAGTCAGGGTAGCCGACGTGCTCTTCCTCAAAAACCGCCCTGTACAGGGCCATCTCGTCAGGCTCCCGCCACTCCCCCGCGTGCCAGAAGAGATAGACCACCCGGCGTGCGGCGGCGTCCATCTTTGCGAGGGCCGCACGGAGATCGGCAAAGCCCAGGACATTCGCGCCCACCACCACGTCGTGGCTCTCGACCTCCGCATCCTCCCACCGCCCCTTGAGGACCACATAATTGGAGAGCCCGGCCTCTTCCATATGCCGCCTGAGCCGCTCGAGCATCTTCCCGGATGGGTCGAGGGCGGTAACATGGCGCGCCTGGCGCGCAAGCGGGACCGCGA
This window encodes:
- a CDS encoding methyltransferase domain-containing protein — encoded protein: MATLEWENMDDLPDYNALWRAAVEARHGEERDPGARWDKKSVAFDRAARADGVPVECCMIGVRPNETVLDIGAGTGRLAVPLARQARHVTALDPSGKMLERLRRHMEEAGLSNYVVLKGRWEDAEVESHDVVVGANVLGFADLRAALAKMDAAARRVVYLFWHAGEWREPDEMALYRAVFEEEHVGYPDYLWVVHVLHEMGIYANVTIYRTEHAARYDSADEAAASWCRLHEVPEGLEATVRAHFARVLVPLERGGYILRRRRRMAMIWWEKGMG
- a CDS encoding alpha/beta hydrolase, encoding MASLCLCVLVTAGCTGTVDNETATTPTATPLPSAPAVSINETPVQYAEVNGVSLAYREFGEGDPLLLITGFGEVMEDWNETFVGMLAEEYHVYMYDHRAMGHSGEGDAPYTLPQLSDDAAGLVDALGHESMHIYGVSMGSSVSQQLVVDHPETVRKLVLSSPSYIVGPNETATLYTLVIESAGDPSLPEGVRKEAGAILAWEGTYDGLSGITNDVMLLVGTDDVITPDSIAVQMAGEIEGSWLVRFKGIPHVGSAYAPEEYGRVVLTFLEVDESPE